One region of Sulfurisphaera ohwakuensis genomic DNA includes:
- a CDS encoding CBS domain-containing protein — protein sequence MEEEIVKEYMKTQVISVTKDAKLSDIAKVMTEKNIGSVIVVDGNKPVGIITERDIVKAIGKGKGLETKAEEFMTASLITIREDSPITGALALMRQFNIRHLPVVDDKGNLKGIISIRDITRAIDDMFETMGEY from the coding sequence ATGGAGGAAGAAATAGTAAAAGAATATATGAAAACCCAAGTCATATCAGTTACAAAAGATGCTAAGTTAAGTGACATAGCTAAAGTCATGACTGAGAAAAATATAGGATCTGTTATAGTTGTGGATGGGAATAAACCGGTTGGTATAATTACTGAAAGAGACATAGTAAAAGCAATAGGTAAAGGTAAGGGTTTAGAAACTAAAGCTGAAGAGTTTATGACGGCTTCATTAATAACAATTAGAGAAGATTCACCAATAACTGGAGCCTTAGCGTTAATGAGGCAATTCAATATAAGGCATTTACCGGTTGTTGATGATAAAGGTAATTTGAAAGGCATTATATCTATTAGAGATATTACAAGGGCTATTGATGATATGTTTGAAACAATGGGTGAATATTAA
- a CDS encoding glycosyltransferase family 39 protein, whose translation MNKITLISVIILVVALAIYTYYTVITFGPVQGYIGDEVWYPTAAYNILKLIFHVTPPMYFPYSNEQNIQTYINPEHPPLGKYFMDIFILLLGYKPLAWRIPSWIMGDLTVIVAYLLTRKLVGSDLWGNVAGLVSAALIMLSPNIWVIHGIAILDVYVGFFSLLAVYLLLSDNRLLWASIALGLAFASKESAFPLLLPFLFYVGDLRKNPIQRAIYGIGIPAATYAILSVPIMIYFGGLDGWFHNSFLYMLGWDSTNGHIALSAVTQISAPWDWFLDVHPFYLGYNFYASTNPILMWLWVGTTPLAFILKDTKLITLTMSAWIMWLAFVAVYFLGNHTLFSFYVTDFAPLVNTYIAASIFKALKKADLKNVMKYGK comes from the coding sequence ATGAATAAAATTACTCTTATATCAGTTATAATTCTTGTTGTAGCCTTAGCTATCTACACGTATTATACTGTAATTACATTTGGTCCAGTTCAGGGTTATATTGGAGATGAAGTATGGTATCCTACAGCAGCATATAATATATTAAAACTAATATTCCACGTAACGCCGCCAATGTATTTTCCCTATTCAAACGAACAGAACATTCAAACTTATATTAATCCAGAACATCCTCCATTAGGAAAATACTTTATGGATATTTTCATCCTTCTTCTAGGTTATAAACCATTGGCTTGGAGAATACCGAGTTGGATAATGGGTGATCTAACTGTAATAGTTGCTTATCTCTTAACTAGAAAATTAGTGGGTAGTGATTTATGGGGTAATGTAGCAGGTCTTGTATCAGCAGCTCTAATAATGTTATCTCCCAACATTTGGGTAATTCATGGAATAGCAATATTAGATGTTTATGTTGGTTTCTTCTCGTTATTGGCAGTCTATCTACTCCTTTCAGATAATAGACTTTTATGGGCATCAATAGCCTTAGGCTTAGCGTTTGCTTCAAAAGAGAGCGCATTTCCTCTACTCTTACCATTTCTTTTCTATGTCGGAGATTTAAGGAAAAATCCTATTCAAAGGGCTATATACGGCATAGGGATACCAGCTGCAACTTATGCAATACTTTCTGTTCCAATTATGATTTATTTCGGTGGTTTAGATGGATGGTTTCATAATTCCTTCCTATATATGTTAGGTTGGGATTCAACAAACGGTCATATTGCTCTCTCTGCTGTAACCCAAATATCCGCCCCATGGGACTGGTTCTTAGATGTTCATCCATTTTATCTAGGTTATAATTTCTACGCATCTACTAATCCAATTTTGATGTGGTTATGGGTAGGAACTACTCCATTAGCCTTTATTCTAAAGGATACAAAATTGATAACACTTACGATGTCTGCATGGATAATGTGGTTAGCATTTGTAGCAGTATATTTTCTTGGTAATCACACACTTTTCAGTTTTTACGTTACTGATTTTGCCCCATTAGTAAATACTTATATTGCTGCCTCAATATTTAAAGCATTAAAGAAGGCAGATTTAAAAAACGTGATGAAATATGGTAAATAA
- the htpX gene encoding zinc metalloprotease HtpX: MIWEVTKLRISMILSAIAILALGFALIYGILGYFFGFSNAPLLITGALAFVTIFTLLQWLFGPALIKSIYHLTEVDPTDPQYGWVYNLVQEVAMYNRMNTPKVYIANVPFPNAFAFESPIYGKNMAITLPLLRMLTPEEVKAVIGHEIGHLRHKDTELLLAVGLIPTLLYWIGYGLWWGGLLGGGGGGRNDNSGILFLIGIALIAFSFLFNLFVLFLNRMREAYADVNSAITVPNGAKNLQTALAKIVLSTDPDIIERYKKKYGQIGSMLLFSGFQINEDIPAYKVQELVEYWRNIKVSPFADIFSDHPHPAKRIQLLEKLTHTQ; the protein is encoded by the coding sequence ATGATTTGGGAAGTAACTAAATTAAGAATAAGTATGATACTCTCAGCAATTGCAATATTAGCTCTAGGTTTCGCATTAATCTACGGCATATTAGGCTACTTCTTTGGCTTCTCTAATGCACCATTACTTATTACTGGAGCTTTAGCGTTTGTAACAATATTTACACTACTCCAATGGTTATTCGGGCCAGCTTTAATAAAATCAATTTATCATCTTACTGAAGTAGACCCTACTGATCCACAATATGGATGGGTTTATAATCTCGTTCAAGAGGTCGCTATGTATAATAGAATGAATACACCAAAAGTTTACATAGCTAATGTACCATTTCCAAACGCTTTTGCCTTCGAAAGCCCTATTTATGGTAAGAACATGGCAATTACATTGCCTTTATTAAGAATGTTAACTCCGGAAGAAGTAAAAGCAGTTATAGGTCATGAGATAGGTCACCTTAGACATAAAGATACAGAATTACTTTTGGCAGTGGGGCTTATCCCAACTCTGCTCTACTGGATAGGTTACGGATTATGGTGGGGAGGACTGCTTGGTGGAGGTGGAGGAGGTAGAAACGATAATTCTGGAATCCTATTCTTAATCGGAATAGCATTAATAGCATTCAGCTTCCTGTTTAATCTATTTGTACTCTTCCTTAACAGAATGAGAGAAGCATACGCTGACGTTAACTCTGCAATAACAGTCCCTAATGGTGCTAAGAATTTGCAAACAGCATTAGCTAAAATCGTATTATCTACAGATCCAGATATAATTGAAAGGTATAAGAAAAAATACGGACAAATAGGAAGTATGCTATTATTCTCTGGTTTTCAAATAAACGAAGATATACCAGCTTATAAAGTTCAAGAATTAGTAGAATATTGGAGAAATATAAAGGTAAGCCCATTTGCAGACATCTTTAGCGATCATCCACACCCAGCAAAAAGAATACAATTATTAGAAAAACTTACTCATACTCAATAG
- a CDS encoding BadF/BadG/BcrA/BcrD ATPase family protein, with product MIIVGVDAGGTKTKAVAYDCEGNFIGEGSSGPGNYHNVGLTRAIENIKEAVKIAAKGEADVVGMGVAGLDSKFDWENFTPLASLIAPKVIIQHDGVIALFAETLGEPGVVVIAGTGSVVEGYNGKEFLRVGGRGWLLSDDGSAYWVGRKALRKVLKMMDGLENKTILYNKVLEMINVKDLDELVMWSYTSSCQIDLIASIAKAVDEAANEGDTVAIDILKQGAELLASQAVYLAKKIGTNKVYLKGGMFRSNIYHKFFTLYLEKEGIISDLGKRSPEIGAVILAYKEVGCDIKKLISD from the coding sequence ATGATTATAGTTGGTGTTGATGCAGGAGGTACTAAAACTAAAGCAGTCGCATACGATTGTGAAGGTAATTTTATAGGAGAAGGTTCTTCTGGGCCTGGAAATTATCACAATGTAGGACTTACAAGAGCTATTGAGAATATAAAAGAAGCAGTAAAAATAGCTGCAAAAGGTGAAGCTGATGTAGTAGGTATGGGTGTGGCTGGTCTTGATTCTAAATTCGATTGGGAAAATTTTACACCCCTAGCTTCATTAATAGCCCCTAAAGTAATTATTCAGCATGATGGTGTTATTGCACTGTTCGCAGAGACCTTAGGAGAGCCCGGAGTAGTAGTAATTGCTGGTACTGGGAGCGTAGTGGAAGGGTATAATGGGAAGGAATTTCTAAGAGTTGGTGGTAGGGGTTGGTTATTATCAGATGACGGTTCTGCCTACTGGGTTGGAAGAAAGGCATTAAGAAAAGTTTTAAAAATGATGGACGGTCTCGAAAATAAGACCATATTATATAATAAGGTACTTGAAATGATAAATGTAAAAGATCTAGATGAGCTTGTTATGTGGTCTTATACTAGTAGTTGTCAAATAGATTTGATAGCTTCTATTGCTAAAGCTGTAGATGAGGCAGCTAATGAAGGTGATACAGTTGCGATAGACATATTAAAACAAGGCGCAGAATTATTAGCCAGCCAAGCGGTATATCTTGCTAAAAAGATTGGTACTAATAAAGTTTATTTGAAAGGAGGGATGTTCAGATCTAATATTTATCATAAGTTTTTTACATTATACCTAGAAAAAGAAGGAATAATAAGTGATTTAGGAAAGAGATCACCAGAAATAGGTGCCGTAATTTTAGCTTATAAGGAAGTAGGATGTGATATTAAAAAGTTAATTAGCGACTAA
- a CDS encoding class I fructose-bisphosphate aldolase — protein sequence MVGLEIRMRRLFEHGKAFVVALDHGLVMGPLKGIEKVVDVVKKIAFNGPDALQMTPAMVKLVKENFFSRSSPMLIARLDTANVWRQQYKKYESGYYSAVYSIRDAIEAGADAVVTYLVVGYGEDQVEGVNLDTLAMLRREANDYGIPFIIEPLYVSPDNPDSIKDPELVKYVTRLASEIGADILKVDYTGDKESFKKVIDVAFAPILIRGGPKTKNDEEFLSMLNDAIEAGASGVTVGRNLWQAKEPDKMARAISALVHERKKVGEVLKMLE from the coding sequence ATGGTTGGTTTAGAAATAAGAATGAGGAGGCTTTTTGAACACGGAAAAGCATTTGTAGTTGCTTTAGATCACGGACTTGTAATGGGTCCACTAAAAGGAATTGAAAAAGTTGTAGACGTCGTAAAGAAAATAGCGTTTAACGGACCAGACGCATTACAAATGACACCAGCTATGGTTAAACTTGTTAAAGAAAACTTTTTCTCGAGATCCTCACCTATGTTAATTGCAAGATTAGATACTGCAAATGTTTGGAGGCAGCAATACAAAAAGTATGAAAGCGGATATTATTCCGCAGTATACAGTATAAGAGATGCTATTGAAGCTGGCGCCGATGCAGTAGTGACATATTTAGTAGTAGGTTATGGTGAAGACCAAGTTGAAGGAGTTAACTTAGATACGTTAGCAATGCTCAGAAGAGAGGCAAATGATTACGGTATACCATTTATAATTGAACCGTTATATGTTTCACCAGATAATCCAGATTCGATAAAGGATCCAGAATTAGTTAAATATGTAACACGCTTAGCGTCAGAAATAGGTGCTGATATCTTAAAAGTTGATTATACTGGTGATAAGGAGAGTTTTAAGAAGGTTATTGATGTAGCATTTGCCCCTATTTTAATTAGGGGAGGTCCTAAGACTAAAAATGATGAAGAATTTCTTTCAATGCTTAATGATGCTATTGAAGCTGGTGCCTCTGGTGTTACTGTTGGAAGAAATCTTTGGCAAGCAAAAGAACCAGATAAAATGGCTAGAGCAATCTCAGCACTAGTTCATGAAAGGAAAAAAGTTGGAGAAGTTTTAAAAATGTTGGAATAA
- a CDS encoding cobyric acid synthase — MAIIIASTMSDSGKSTVTTAIVKLLGLTPMKIQNMSLNSFPTMDNGEIAFIQAYQAFAKGIEPERYMNPILLKPAGKGIEVIYFGTPIGVYSAEEYYNKIEKLWWKIKDYIRRDAVIESAGGIEPNFIDKDLTLVRLVKEFNLPVILVLDIDRGGAFTSAYGAYLTLPESIRKNLKGFIINKFRGDEKLLNPAIKWLEEKTGMKYLGYLPYFDEPPIMQEDSMNIFEFGEGDIEVGILAYPYMSNFNEFYAFNKSNAHIKFIKKPSQLSKVDLVIIPGSRNTFESLVWLTEKGFIEHIRKKPVLGICGGFQLMGKKLIDAYGYESGSIKEYQGLGIFDIEVIYDKDKIISRSWSDIKVNGYEIRRGKIKYLNEKPILTITKRGYKEVNVYDGAIKDDKLGYSIHGSLFSDGGKKLLYELYGIKVNSKSLEEEIKDQSERLANIFKRYIDVDLLNQINI, encoded by the coding sequence GTGGCAATTATTATAGCTTCTACTATGAGTGATTCTGGGAAATCGACAGTAACAACAGCTATCGTTAAATTACTAGGTTTAACTCCTATGAAAATACAAAATATGTCGCTAAATAGCTTTCCTACTATGGATAATGGAGAAATAGCTTTTATCCAAGCATATCAGGCGTTTGCAAAGGGAATTGAACCAGAAAGATATATGAATCCTATTCTATTAAAGCCTGCAGGTAAAGGAATAGAAGTTATTTACTTTGGTACTCCTATCGGAGTATATTCAGCTGAAGAGTACTATAATAAAATAGAAAAATTATGGTGGAAAATTAAGGATTATATTAGAAGAGATGCTGTAATTGAATCTGCTGGAGGAATTGAACCAAATTTTATAGATAAAGACTTAACGCTGGTAAGGTTAGTAAAAGAGTTTAATCTTCCCGTTATACTAGTTCTAGATATAGATAGAGGAGGAGCATTTACTTCAGCTTATGGTGCATATCTTACTCTTCCAGAAAGTATAAGAAAGAACTTGAAAGGTTTTATAATCAATAAGTTTAGAGGAGATGAAAAGTTACTTAACCCAGCTATAAAATGGCTTGAAGAAAAAACTGGGATGAAATATTTAGGTTATCTTCCTTATTTTGATGAACCTCCAATAATGCAAGAAGATTCAATGAACATATTTGAATTCGGTGAAGGAGATATCGAAGTAGGTATACTAGCTTACCCTTATATGAGTAATTTTAACGAATTTTATGCATTTAATAAATCAAATGCGCATATTAAATTTATTAAAAAGCCTTCACAATTATCTAAAGTCGACTTAGTTATTATACCTGGTAGTAGAAATACGTTTGAAAGCCTAGTATGGTTAACGGAGAAGGGTTTTATTGAACATATTAGAAAGAAACCAGTCCTAGGAATATGTGGTGGTTTTCAACTTATGGGTAAAAAGCTTATAGACGCTTATGGTTATGAAAGTGGGTCTATAAAGGAATATCAAGGCCTAGGAATATTCGATATTGAAGTTATATATGATAAAGATAAAATTATTTCTAGAAGCTGGTCTGATATAAAAGTCAATGGTTATGAAATTAGAAGAGGAAAAATAAAATATTTGAACGAAAAGCCTATCTTAACAATTACTAAGCGTGGATATAAGGAAGTGAATGTTTATGATGGCGCTATAAAAGATGATAAATTAGGTTATAGTATTCATGGCTCTCTATTTTCTGATGGAGGTAAAAAACTTCTATATGAATTATATGGTATAAAAGTTAATAGTAAAAGTCTTGAGGAGGAAATAAAGGATCAATCTGAGAGATTAGCTAATATATTTAAACGTTATATTGATGTGGATTTACTTAATCAAATAAATATATAG
- a CDS encoding ATP-binding protein, giving the protein MSFDPQKFVDEISPQLKEIVDSRAIAAVSGGVDSTTAAVLSYKILGDKVIPVMIDTGFLRENEAENVKNMLKDLMPLQVIDEREKFISSLEGMSDAEEKRKKFRQLFYDTLSRIVKEFNAKYLIQGTIAADWVETQGGIKTQHNVLVQLGIDTEKEWGFKVVEPLADLYKDEVRALAKYLGLPRDIYNRQPFPGPGLLVRVVGRLTREKLEILRKVTTTVEKNLSELNLSQYFAVIFDSAAEYNKELSNEVGCDVKVYKTLATGVKGDVRAYGNIAGIECRKDYESLREIMEKLTSYNITHVVVKIKDKNPEGIYTIGIRAVNTQDFMTADFAKINWNILEKIAHEINDKKIKEVVYDITTKPPATIEYE; this is encoded by the coding sequence ATGAGTTTTGACCCACAAAAATTTGTTGATGAGATCTCTCCTCAATTAAAGGAAATTGTTGATAGTAGAGCTATAGCAGCAGTAAGTGGTGGTGTTGATAGTACAACAGCCGCAGTTTTATCGTATAAGATTCTAGGGGATAAAGTAATTCCAGTTATGATAGATACGGGTTTTTTAAGAGAAAACGAAGCTGAGAATGTAAAGAATATGCTTAAAGATTTAATGCCTCTACAAGTTATTGACGAGAGAGAAAAATTCATATCATCATTAGAGGGTATGTCAGATGCTGAAGAGAAAAGGAAAAAATTCAGGCAATTATTTTATGATACTTTATCAAGAATCGTAAAAGAGTTTAATGCAAAATATTTAATACAAGGAACAATTGCTGCTGATTGGGTAGAAACACAAGGTGGTATAAAAACACAGCATAATGTTCTAGTACAATTAGGTATAGATACTGAAAAAGAATGGGGATTTAAAGTTGTTGAGCCTTTAGCTGATTTATATAAAGATGAGGTTAGGGCATTAGCAAAATACTTAGGTTTACCTAGGGATATATATAATAGGCAACCTTTTCCAGGCCCAGGACTACTTGTTAGAGTTGTAGGTAGGTTAACTAGAGAAAAACTTGAAATCTTGAGGAAAGTAACTACTACTGTGGAAAAGAACTTATCTGAATTAAACCTCTCTCAGTATTTTGCAGTCATTTTTGACTCTGCTGCAGAGTATAATAAAGAGTTAAGTAATGAGGTAGGATGTGATGTTAAGGTATATAAAACATTAGCTACTGGTGTTAAAGGTGATGTAAGGGCTTATGGTAATATAGCTGGTATCGAATGCAGGAAAGATTACGAGAGCTTAAGAGAAATTATGGAAAAACTTACAAGTTATAATATAACTCATGTGGTCGTTAAGATAAAGGATAAAAACCCAGAGGGTATTTATACCATAGGAATTAGAGCTGTAAATACACAAGATTTTATGACAGCAGATTTTGCCAAGATAAATTGGAATATCCTTGAAAAAATAGCACATGAAATTAATGATAAAAAAATCAAGGAAGTTGTTTATGATATAACGACAAAACCCCCAGCGACTATTGAGTATGAGTAA
- the agl3 gene encoding UDP-sulfoquinovose synthase, with amino-acid sequence MRILILGIDGYLGWPLALRLAKRGHEVIGIDNLSTRRFSEEVGSDSAFPLPKPEDRVREAKRHLDVDITFYIGDVTDYNFLTEIMKKHKPDAIVHFAEQRSAPYSMKDRDHAVYTVVNNEVSTLNVIYAVKQIDPTIHILKMGTMGEYGTPNFDIPESIYVEAIVNGKKDKIIVPRKAGSVYHWTKVHDTDFLLYFHELWGLTVTDIMQGPVYGTRTEEIVDESLRTRFDFDETWGTVVNRFCVQAILGIPLTVYGKGGQTRGFISLEDSMEALTLLLEHPPNQGEYRVANQFAEIYSVRKIAEMVKNAGEELGLKVEIGPLPNPRVEAEEHYYNPERKVLPSLGFYPKKNLKDELKNMIKDLLPYRERLERYKDAILPKTKWRM; translated from the coding sequence ATGAGAATTTTAATATTAGGTATCGATGGTTATCTTGGATGGCCTTTAGCGTTACGCTTAGCTAAAAGAGGCCATGAAGTAATTGGAATAGACAATCTTTCTACAAGGAGATTCTCAGAAGAGGTAGGATCGGATTCCGCATTTCCATTACCTAAACCAGAAGATAGAGTGAGAGAAGCAAAAAGACATTTAGATGTTGACATAACTTTTTATATAGGAGATGTGACTGATTACAATTTTTTAACTGAAATTATGAAAAAACATAAGCCAGACGCAATAGTACACTTTGCTGAGCAGAGATCTGCTCCCTATTCTATGAAAGATAGGGACCATGCAGTTTATACAGTTGTTAATAACGAAGTGAGTACTCTTAACGTAATTTATGCTGTTAAGCAAATAGATCCTACAATTCATATACTAAAGATGGGTACAATGGGTGAGTATGGCACACCTAACTTTGACATACCAGAAAGTATTTATGTCGAAGCAATAGTTAACGGTAAAAAAGATAAGATAATAGTTCCTAGAAAAGCTGGTTCTGTATATCATTGGACTAAAGTACATGATACTGATTTCTTACTTTACTTCCATGAACTTTGGGGATTAACAGTAACAGATATAATGCAAGGTCCAGTATACGGAACTAGAACTGAAGAGATTGTTGATGAGAGTTTAAGGACAAGATTTGATTTTGACGAAACTTGGGGAACAGTAGTGAATAGATTTTGCGTACAAGCGATTTTAGGAATTCCTTTAACGGTATACGGAAAGGGTGGACAAACTAGAGGTTTTATATCCCTAGAAGATAGTATGGAAGCTTTAACACTTCTCTTAGAGCATCCACCAAATCAGGGTGAATATAGAGTAGCTAACCAATTTGCTGAGATTTATAGTGTAAGAAAAATTGCTGAAATGGTGAAAAATGCTGGTGAAGAGCTCGGTCTAAAAGTAGAAATAGGACCATTACCGAACCCCAGAGTAGAGGCTGAAGAACATTATTATAACCCAGAAAGAAAAGTATTACCGTCACTTGGGTTTTACCCAAAGAAGAATCTAAAAGATGAGCTAAAGAATATGATAAAAGATTTATTACCATATAGAGAGAGATTAGAAAGATATAAAGACGCTATATTACCAAAAACTAAATGGAGAATGTAG
- the cobS gene encoding adenosylcobinamide-GDP ribazoletransferase, whose amino-acid sequence MKIFKKIASQISFFTIIPSTKATLEEVASASFISPIIVGVITALIDYSVVSVTSKVLGNVAFLLLLPTVEIIRGFHHLDGLLDFGDALMAKDYNKKIKALHDVEVGAGGIGLLLVYVSIFLTVLLSIKTLSFYSLLIAEVESRALGILLLAIMPPIEISYMGKIFHNNLNNKWKILSIIVEVVLFGNPYILISFAILLLFFYFLGYSTLRGSSGDFIGAVITLSFPIFLLIAERRCYLFFTSLFSLI is encoded by the coding sequence ATGAAAATATTTAAAAAGATTGCCTCACAAATCTCATTCTTTACTATTATTCCCTCGACAAAAGCAACTTTAGAGGAGGTTGCTAGTGCTTCCTTTATCTCACCAATAATTGTTGGAGTAATCACGGCTTTAATCGACTATTCTGTAGTATCTGTAACGTCAAAGGTTTTGGGCAATGTTGCCTTCCTCCTTCTATTACCTACTGTGGAGATTATTAGAGGTTTTCATCATCTAGATGGGTTACTTGATTTTGGAGATGCACTAATGGCTAAAGATTATAACAAGAAAATTAAGGCTTTACATGACGTAGAGGTAGGAGCTGGTGGAATAGGCTTACTATTAGTGTATGTTTCAATTTTTCTTACCGTGTTGCTATCTATCAAAACTTTATCTTTTTATTCTTTGTTAATTGCAGAAGTTGAAAGTAGAGCTTTAGGAATCCTTTTATTAGCTATAATGCCTCCAATAGAAATAAGTTATATGGGGAAGATTTTTCATAATAATCTAAATAATAAATGGAAAATATTGTCAATTATAGTTGAGGTAGTACTTTTCGGAAATCCTTACATATTAATTTCGTTCGCTATTCTATTACTCTTTTTCTACTTTCTAGGATACTCGACTCTAAGGGGGAGTTCTGGAGATTTTATAGGAGCCGTAATAACTTTATCATTTCCCATATTTCTACTTATAGCGGAAAGAAGATGCTACCTATTCTTTACCTCGCTATTCTCTTTGATTTAA
- a CDS encoding nucleotidyltransferase family protein produces MVNKAVITAAGKGSRMRYITSVLPKALLPLFRNEEGKTVMRPVIDLIMDSLQEVGVKKFCIVVGKHGKLLMDYLFERGVTFVFQPEPKGFGDAVLRAEDFSNNDPFFVHADDGVLTGGYREANSLFEEIKPDAILLVREVSNPKRYGIVSVKEKGEYMGHKLYIVTQAEEKPLEPKSNLGISAVYVFSPKIFQSLKRITVKENNELELTYGIQKIIEDGGEVYAIKLEKEKWLNVGDPQSYYDALMYSYKNLTTTFSI; encoded by the coding sequence ATGGTAAATAAAGCTGTAATTACTGCTGCAGGTAAAGGAAGTAGGATGAGATATATAACTTCCGTCTTGCCCAAAGCATTACTACCCTTATTTAGAAATGAAGAAGGAAAGACTGTAATGAGACCAGTGATTGATTTAATAATGGATTCCCTTCAAGAAGTAGGAGTAAAGAAATTTTGTATTGTTGTGGGAAAACATGGAAAACTTTTAATGGATTATCTTTTCGAAAGGGGGGTAACTTTTGTTTTCCAACCAGAACCTAAAGGCTTTGGTGATGCTGTATTAAGGGCTGAAGACTTCTCAAATAATGATCCCTTTTTCGTCCATGCTGATGATGGTGTGTTAACTGGGGGTTATAGAGAAGCAAATTCGTTGTTTGAAGAAATAAAGCCTGATGCTATCCTTCTAGTTAGAGAAGTTAGTAATCCTAAAAGATACGGTATAGTTTCGGTAAAAGAAAAAGGAGAGTATATGGGCCATAAGTTATATATTGTTACACAAGCTGAAGAAAAACCTTTAGAACCTAAAAGTAATCTAGGAATATCTGCGGTATATGTGTTTTCTCCTAAAATATTTCAAAGTTTAAAAAGGATAACAGTTAAAGAAAATAATGAACTGGAATTAACATATGGTATTCAGAAAATAATTGAGGATGGCGGAGAAGTTTATGCCATTAAACTAGAAAAAGAAAAATGGTTAAATGTAGGTGATCCTCAAAGTTATTATGATGCATTAATGTATTCTTATAAAAATTTAACTACTACATTCTCCATTTAG